A DNA window from Streptomyces canus contains the following coding sequences:
- a CDS encoding DMT family transporter, which translates to MSALALSVLLSLVSAVAYAGGAIVQEQVAVSHPDEQYAPLRRPSWWAAVALNGLGGLLHVVALAYGPLSLVQPLGALTIVFALPMAALFVGRRAGATAWRGAIMATVGLAGLLSLVGASDAQSLSTAQRVFAGLVTAAAVVALMIAGRAAHRHPVVRSVLLATASGIAFGMSSVFTKTVAVDWSGGVSTADLPSLAAIGVLATAGLMLSQASYRGAGLAAPLATLTVVNPVVAAAVGITMFGETFRYGTTGTALALSCGVVAAGGLILLTTERIQRTHAEPEPAATVAPEGGGFVPAPAEEPAVAVLREGVLVDEVAALREELLVPAPATPAAPETAQPDGTAEELLENLGDQPPAYYGPFYGAAYIPVPVLDRHRTRVTS; encoded by the coding sequence ATGAGTGCCCTCGCGTTGTCCGTGCTCCTCTCCCTCGTCTCCGCCGTCGCCTACGCGGGCGGAGCGATCGTGCAGGAGCAGGTCGCGGTGTCGCACCCGGACGAGCAGTACGCGCCGCTGCGCCGGCCGAGCTGGTGGGCGGCGGTCGCGCTGAACGGCCTCGGTGGACTGCTGCACGTGGTGGCGCTCGCCTACGGCCCTCTCAGCCTGGTCCAGCCGCTGGGCGCCCTGACGATCGTGTTCGCGCTGCCGATGGCCGCGCTGTTCGTCGGCCGCAGGGCCGGGGCCACCGCCTGGCGGGGCGCGATCATGGCGACGGTGGGTCTGGCCGGTCTGCTCTCCCTGGTCGGCGCCTCCGACGCACAGTCCCTCAGCACGGCCCAGCGGGTGTTCGCCGGTCTGGTGACGGCCGCCGCGGTGGTCGCGCTGATGATCGCGGGCCGGGCCGCACACCGGCACCCGGTGGTGCGCAGCGTGCTGCTCGCGACCGCGTCCGGCATCGCGTTCGGTATGTCCTCGGTGTTCACCAAGACGGTCGCCGTGGACTGGAGCGGTGGCGTGTCGACGGCGGACCTGCCCTCCCTGGCCGCGATCGGCGTCCTGGCGACGGCCGGGCTGATGCTGTCGCAGGCCTCCTACCGCGGCGCCGGTCTCGCGGCCCCGCTGGCGACGCTGACGGTCGTGAACCCGGTGGTGGCGGCGGCGGTCGGCATCACGATGTTCGGAGAAACCTTCCGCTACGGCACCACGGGCACCGCGCTCGCCCTGAGCTGCGGTGTGGTGGCGGCCGGCGGCCTGATCCTGCTGACGACGGAGCGGATCCAGCGCACCCATGCCGAGCCGGAGCCCGCGGCGACCGTCGCCCCCGAGGGCGGGGGGTTCGTCCCGGCGCCCGCCGAGGAGCCGGCGGTGGCCGTCCTGCGCGAGGGCGTACTCGTCGACGAGGTCGCCGCCCTGCGCGAGGAGCTGCTCGTCCCGGCTCCCGCCACACCGGCGGCTCCTGAGACGGCACAGCCGGACGGCACCGCCGAAGAACTCCTGGAGAACCTGGGCGACCAGCCCCCGGCGTACTACGGCCCCTTCTACGGCGCCGCGTACATCCCGGTGCCGGTCCTGGACCGGCACCGCACCCGTGTCACATCCTGA
- a CDS encoding (2Fe-2S)-binding protein: MVLLLVVDLDPDLAALRPLGAFFVLRTIGGTPGTAHPALPTLAQVYEHRASEVYGNTLTFRVRKVAGALRAPEPRIAASIAQQGLAARLWSVALGCAALYGRIPDLSPRRLHWDPDASAPDDLWLDAVEPLPGDAGTIADVVLHGHLEPLTAALHADYRLATGLLRGNAASALAGAARQLGHRPDLSARARDLAVELLAHPLLAGTGTLTGTAFRRRSCCLYYRLPEGGLCGDCCFTRAPRSSPRGASG; encoded by the coding sequence TTGGTACTACTGCTGGTCGTGGACCTCGACCCTGATCTCGCGGCGCTACGACCGCTCGGCGCCTTCTTCGTACTACGGACGATCGGCGGCACTCCCGGGACAGCACACCCGGCGCTGCCGACCCTCGCACAAGTCTACGAGCACCGGGCGTCGGAAGTTTATGGAAATACCCTGACTTTTCGTGTCAGGAAGGTCGCCGGGGCCCTGCGCGCCCCCGAACCCCGGATCGCGGCCTCCATCGCCCAGCAGGGCCTCGCGGCCCGGCTGTGGTCGGTGGCGCTCGGCTGCGCGGCCCTGTACGGCCGGATCCCCGACCTGTCGCCGCGGCGGCTGCACTGGGACCCCGACGCGAGCGCCCCCGACGATCTGTGGCTGGATGCCGTGGAGCCGCTGCCGGGCGATGCCGGGACCATCGCCGATGTCGTCCTGCACGGCCACCTCGAACCGCTCACGGCAGCGCTGCACGCCGATTACCGGCTCGCCACCGGACTGCTCCGGGGCAACGCCGCCTCGGCCCTCGCGGGCGCTGCCCGCCAGCTCGGCCACCGTCCGGACCTCTCCGCCCGCGCCCGTGACCTCGCCGTGGAACTCCTCGCCCATCCCCTGCTCGCCGGAACCGGTACCCTCACCGGCACCGCCTTCCGCCGCCGCAGCTGCTGTCTGTACTACCGGTTGCCGGAGGGTGGCCTGTGCGGTGACTGTTGTTTCACACGAGCCCCGCGCTCTTCCCCGCGCGGCGCATCTGGGTGA
- the glgA gene encoding glycogen synthase, protein MRVGLLTREYPPDVYGGAGVHVEFLARELRSLVDLDVHCWGEVSVKERAAGVIRHRPWSALDTANDALRTFSVDLSMAAGLEGRELVHSHTWYANLAGHLGKLLYGIPHVMTAHSLEPLRPWKAEQLGGGYALSSWAERTAIETADAVIAVSGAMREDILGCYPALDPAKVHIVHNGIDTALYRPDHGTDVLDRIGLDRDRPFVLFVGRITRQKGVPHLMRAVRDIDPAAQVVLCAGAPDTPEIDREFRELFEELSRVREGVHWIPQMLPRPEVIQLLTHAAVFVCPSVYEPLGIVNLEAMACGTPVVASRVGGIPEVVDDGRTGLLVTVDDEFETALARALDSVIGDPETARRMGEAGRERAVGEFGWDAVALRTVRLYEKILKQAY, encoded by the coding sequence GTGCGTGTTGGCCTGCTGACCCGGGAGTACCCGCCGGACGTGTACGGCGGTGCCGGTGTCCATGTCGAGTTCCTCGCCCGGGAGTTGAGGTCCCTCGTCGACCTCGACGTGCACTGCTGGGGCGAGGTGTCCGTCAAGGAGAGAGCGGCGGGCGTGATCCGGCACCGGCCCTGGTCCGCGCTCGACACCGCCAACGACGCGCTGCGCACCTTCTCCGTGGACCTCTCCATGGCCGCAGGCCTCGAAGGCCGCGAGCTGGTCCACTCGCACACCTGGTACGCCAATCTCGCCGGCCACCTCGGCAAGCTGCTGTACGGCATCCCGCACGTGATGACCGCCCACTCCCTGGAGCCCCTGCGCCCCTGGAAGGCCGAGCAGCTGGGCGGTGGATACGCCCTCTCCAGCTGGGCCGAGCGCACCGCGATCGAGACCGCCGACGCGGTGATCGCCGTGTCGGGAGCCATGCGCGAGGACATCCTCGGCTGCTACCCGGCGCTGGATCCGGCCAAGGTCCACATCGTGCACAACGGCATCGACACCGCCCTGTACCGGCCCGACCACGGCACCGACGTACTGGACCGGATCGGACTGGACCGAGATCGCCCGTTCGTGCTGTTCGTCGGCCGGATCACCCGCCAGAAGGGCGTGCCGCACCTGATGCGCGCGGTCCGGGACATCGACCCGGCCGCGCAGGTCGTCCTGTGCGCGGGCGCGCCGGACACCCCCGAGATCGACCGGGAGTTCCGTGAGCTCTTCGAGGAGCTGAGCCGGGTCCGCGAGGGCGTCCACTGGATCCCGCAGATGCTGCCGCGCCCCGAGGTGATCCAGCTCCTGACCCACGCGGCCGTCTTCGTCTGCCCCTCGGTGTACGAACCCCTCGGCATCGTCAACCTGGAGGCGATGGCCTGCGGAACCCCCGTGGTGGCTTCGCGGGTCGGCGGTATCCCGGAGGTCGTGGACGACGGCAGGACCGGCCTGCTCGTCACCGTGGACGACGAGTTCGAGACGGCCCTCGCCAGGGCACTCGACTCCGTGATCGGCGATCCGGAGACCGCGCGGCGGATGGGCGAGGCGGGACGTGAGCGGGCGGTGGGCGAGTTCGGCTGGGATGCCGTCGCGCTGCGCACGGTCCGGCTCTACGAGAAGATCCTCAAACAGGCGTACTAG
- the glgC gene encoding glucose-1-phosphate adenylyltransferase, producing MRRGGPSVLGIVLAGGEGKRLMPLTTDRAKPAVTFGGTYRLVDFVLSNLVNGDILRICVLTQYKSHSLDRHITTTWRMSSLLGNYITPVPAQQRLGPRWYLGSADAILQSLNLLYDERPEYVAVFGADHVYRMDPRQMLAQHIESGAGVTVAGIRVPRAESPSFGVISPGSDGLTVEGFLEKPADPPGLPDDPESVFASMGNYIFTTKALIEALQRDSEDEHSVHDMGGSILPQLTDRGEAQLYDFSANHVPGETTRDRGYWRDVGTLDAYYDAHMDLIAERPAFNLYNRQWPIYTHSGQLSPARFNSGGIASESIISAGCLIRGQVTRSVLSPGVLVDPGAVVQGSVLHDNVKIGRGAVVRGAVLDKNVEVPPGATIGVNPERDAELYTVSKGGVIALGKGQLVS from the coding sequence ATGCGTCGTGGCGGACCTTCGGTGCTCGGCATCGTACTCGCGGGTGGAGAAGGCAAACGCCTGATGCCCTTGACCACGGACCGCGCCAAACCGGCGGTCACCTTCGGAGGGACGTATCGTCTGGTCGACTTCGTCCTGTCCAACCTCGTCAACGGCGACATCCTGCGCATCTGTGTGCTCACGCAGTACAAGTCGCACTCGCTCGACCGGCACATCACGACCACCTGGCGGATGTCGAGCCTGCTCGGCAACTACATCACGCCGGTGCCGGCCCAGCAGCGCCTCGGACCGCGCTGGTATCTGGGCAGCGCGGACGCGATCCTGCAGTCCCTGAACCTGCTCTACGACGAACGTCCCGAGTACGTCGCGGTCTTCGGCGCCGACCACGTGTACCGCATGGACCCGCGCCAGATGCTCGCGCAGCACATCGAGTCCGGCGCGGGCGTCACGGTGGCCGGGATCCGTGTCCCGCGCGCCGAGTCCCCCTCGTTCGGGGTGATCTCCCCGGGCTCGGACGGCCTCACGGTGGAAGGCTTCCTGGAGAAGCCCGCCGACCCGCCGGGGCTGCCGGACGACCCGGAGAGCGTGTTCGCCTCGATGGGCAACTACATCTTCACCACCAAGGCCCTGATCGAGGCGCTCCAGCGGGACTCCGAGGACGAGCACTCCGTCCACGACATGGGCGGCTCGATCCTGCCGCAGCTCACCGACCGCGGCGAGGCCCAGCTCTACGACTTCAGCGCCAACCACGTCCCCGGCGAGACCACCCGCGACCGCGGCTACTGGCGCGACGTGGGAACCCTGGACGCGTACTACGACGCCCACATGGACCTGATCGCCGAGCGCCCCGCCTTCAACCTCTACAACCGGCAGTGGCCCATCTACACCCATTCCGGCCAGCTCTCCCCGGCCCGCTTCAACTCCGGAGGCATCGCCAGTGAGTCCATCATCAGCGCGGGCTGCCTGATCCGGGGCCAGGTCACCCGGTCCGTGCTCTCGCCCGGTGTCCTGGTCGACCCGGGGGCCGTGGTCCAGGGCTCGGTACTGCACGACAACGTCAAGATCGGGCGGGGTGCCGTGGTCCGCGGCGCCGTCCTCGACAAGAACGTCGAGGTCCCGCCGGGCGCGACGATCGGTGTGAACCCGGAGCGGGACGCGGAGCTGTACACCGTGTCCAAGGGCGGGGTGATCGCGCTCGGGAAGGGACAGCTGGTGTCCTGA
- a CDS encoding PA14 domain-containing protein: protein MHSRHITRLRARLALLLAALLGLAGLTAVPAQADDPVEARGLKGEYYTQSAPGAFDFHELKATTFDPTLDFDNLEPRLAAATGRSDDVSVRWTGRLVPTASGPHTFSVIGDNGFRLWIGGQLLIDHWVDDWDREQTAQPVELTAGESYDIKVEYFEHYGGSNLHLRWVQPGGTKEAVPQSAFRLPEGYDYDGAVATTVLGTGRTLKLDFAQPLAAPPAALADHLRAVIGGAKWPLGTAKQDPEDPRVLLVTLAEPVVGNRAGTARGTADLRYDGEGGLTSADGNVVGAFWSSGPNRSTYELRTKWADEVGPDNAHPEYPRPQLTREAWQGLNGRWQFAAAEAGERPPVGRNLAERILVPYPVESQLSGLERHEDRMWYRRTFTVPADWRIGSGKRLQLNFGAVDWRSEVYVNGIKVAEHTGGYDKFSADITDALKPGRTQELIVGVYDPTDAADGENPPLGKQRLDPSGIWYTPSSGIWQTVWMEPVARDHVGSLKLIPDVSANRLTVQAQGVRDGVPITATAYDGKRKLATARGRTGAPLTLTIENPRLWSPDDPFLYGLKVTVGADRVGSYFGMRSIAVENVDGTPRTVLNGEPVFMMATLDQGFWPDGLHTAPTDEALAYDLRVHKKLGFNAVRKHIKVEPDRWFHWADRLGLMVWQDMPAMTAGVNPSPAARAEYEREMKQMVDEHISSPSVVMWVTFNEGWGQYDIGRIAEQAKAWDPTRLVNNQSGLNLGADGNAGDIMDEHGYPSPALPPHPDGRRALVSGEYGGLGLAVPGHAWSVQQSYVDVDPATYTDGYLAKLDEVRALACRGGNGAVYTQIADVEGELNGLLTYDRKVLKPDVERVRAAHHALIRDASRAIPAGCASTDG from the coding sequence GTGCACAGCAGGCACATCACCCGTCTCAGAGCCCGGCTGGCGTTACTGCTCGCCGCCCTCCTCGGCCTCGCCGGTCTGACCGCGGTCCCCGCCCAGGCCGACGATCCCGTCGAGGCCCGTGGTCTCAAGGGCGAGTACTACACCCAGTCAGCCCCCGGTGCCTTCGACTTCCACGAGCTCAAGGCGACCACCTTCGACCCGACCCTCGACTTCGACAACCTGGAGCCCCGGCTGGCCGCCGCGACCGGTCGTTCGGACGACGTCAGCGTCCGCTGGACCGGCAGGCTGGTACCGACGGCCTCCGGACCGCACACCTTCTCGGTCATCGGCGACAACGGCTTCCGCCTCTGGATCGGCGGACAGCTCCTCATCGACCACTGGGTCGACGACTGGGACCGCGAACAGACCGCGCAGCCCGTCGAGTTGACCGCCGGGGAGTCTTACGACATCAAGGTCGAGTACTTCGAGCACTACGGCGGCTCCAACCTCCACCTGCGCTGGGTCCAGCCCGGCGGAACCAAGGAGGCCGTTCCGCAGTCGGCGTTCCGGCTGCCCGAGGGCTACGACTACGACGGCGCGGTCGCGACCACCGTCCTCGGCACCGGCCGCACCCTGAAGCTCGACTTCGCCCAGCCCCTAGCCGCACCTCCGGCCGCCCTCGCCGACCACCTCCGGGCGGTGATCGGCGGCGCCAAGTGGCCCTTGGGCACGGCGAAACAGGACCCGGAAGACCCCCGTGTCCTGCTCGTCACCCTCGCCGAACCCGTCGTGGGCAACAGGGCCGGCACCGCGCGTGGCACCGCCGACCTCCGCTATGACGGTGAAGGCGGGCTCACCAGTGCTGACGGCAACGTTGTCGGCGCGTTCTGGAGCAGCGGACCCAATCGCTCGACGTACGAACTGCGCACGAAGTGGGCCGACGAGGTGGGGCCGGACAACGCCCATCCCGAGTATCCGCGGCCGCAGTTGACCCGCGAGGCGTGGCAGGGCCTCAACGGCCGCTGGCAGTTCGCCGCCGCCGAGGCGGGTGAACGGCCACCGGTGGGCAGGAACCTGGCCGAGCGCATCCTCGTCCCGTACCCCGTGGAGTCACAGCTCTCCGGCCTGGAACGGCACGAGGACCGCATGTGGTACCGCCGCACCTTCACCGTCCCGGCCGACTGGCGCATCGGCTCCGGCAAGCGCCTCCAGCTCAACTTCGGGGCGGTCGACTGGCGGTCCGAGGTGTACGTCAACGGGATCAAGGTCGCCGAACACACCGGCGGCTACGACAAGTTCAGCGCCGACATCACCGACGCGCTGAAGCCCGGCCGCACCCAGGAACTGATCGTCGGCGTGTACGACCCCACCGACGCGGCCGACGGCGAGAACCCGCCCCTCGGCAAGCAGCGTCTCGACCCGAGCGGCATCTGGTACACCCCGTCCTCCGGGATCTGGCAGACCGTCTGGATGGAGCCGGTCGCCCGCGACCACGTCGGCTCCCTCAAGCTGATCCCCGACGTCTCCGCCAACAGGTTGACAGTGCAGGCGCAGGGCGTCCGCGACGGTGTACCGATCACGGCCACGGCGTACGACGGAAAGCGGAAGCTCGCCACGGCACGCGGCCGGACGGGTGCGCCGCTGACCCTGACCATCGAGAACCCGCGCCTGTGGTCGCCGGACGATCCGTTCCTCTACGGCCTGAAGGTGACCGTCGGCGCCGACCGCGTCGGCAGCTACTTCGGGATGCGCTCCATCGCCGTCGAGAACGTCGACGGCACCCCGCGCACGGTCCTCAACGGCGAGCCCGTCTTCATGATGGCCACCCTCGACCAGGGCTTCTGGCCCGACGGCCTGCACACCGCGCCCACCGACGAAGCCCTGGCGTACGACCTGAGGGTGCACAAGAAGCTCGGCTTCAACGCCGTCCGCAAGCACATCAAGGTCGAGCCCGACCGCTGGTTCCACTGGGCCGACCGGCTGGGTCTGATGGTGTGGCAGGACATGCCCGCGATGACCGCGGGGGTGAATCCGAGTCCCGCCGCCCGTGCCGAGTACGAGCGCGAGATGAAGCAGATGGTCGACGAGCACATCAGCAGTCCGTCGGTCGTCATGTGGGTGACCTTCAACGAGGGCTGGGGGCAGTACGACATCGGCCGGATCGCCGAGCAGGCCAAGGCCTGGGACCCGACCCGCCTGGTCAACAACCAGTCGGGTCTCAACCTCGGCGCCGACGGCAACGCCGGCGACATCATGGACGAGCACGGGTATCCCAGTCCCGCCCTGCCACCACACCCCGACGGCAGGCGCGCCCTGGTCAGCGGTGAGTACGGCGGCCTGGGCCTCGCTGTGCCCGGGCACGCCTGGTCCGTCCAGCAGTCGTACGTCGACGTCGACCCGGCGACCTACACCGACGGCTATCTGGCCAAGCTCGACGAGGTGCGGGCCCTGGCCTGCCGGGGCGGCAACGGGGCCGTCTACACCCAGATCGCGGACGTCGAGGGTGAGCTGAACGGGTTGCTCACCTACGACCGCAAGGTCCTCAAACCGGACGTCGAGCGGGTCCGGGCCGCGCACCACGCCCTGATCCGGGACGCGTCCCGGGCGATTCCGGCAGGGTGTGCGTCAACCGACGGATGA
- a CDS encoding wax ester/triacylglycerol synthase family O-acyltransferase — protein sequence MTSDLLAPLDLAFWNMESAEHPMHLGALGVFAAHSPTAGAHAADLLAGRAAAVPGLRMRIRDVWPLGFPYAFGGAARVPDPDFDPLRHVLLHAPTADFHTEAGRLMQRPLDRERPPWEAHVLPGEDGVSFAVLFKFHHALADGLRALTLAAAVLDPMDLPVRKPRPAEPAKALLPDVRRLPGLVRSAVSDLGRALDIGASVALSCVGVRSSAALVSKPTGTRRTAGVVVDLDDVHRVRKTRGGTVNDVLIAVVAGALRRWLDERGDGSAGVAPRALIPVSRRRPRTAHPQGNRLSGYLVRLPVDDPDPLGRLDAVRTAMDRKKDAGPHRGAGAVALLADHVPALGHRLGGPLAGQGARLWFDILVTSVPLPGIGLKLGGNLVTEVYPFAPLARGQSLAVAISTYRGQVHYGLVADAEAVPDLDVLARALSEEVKELLAACGS from the coding sequence TTGACCTCTGACCTGCTCGCCCCTCTCGACCTGGCGTTCTGGAACATGGAATCCGCCGAGCACCCGATGCACCTGGGAGCGCTCGGCGTCTTCGCGGCACACTCACCCACCGCCGGCGCGCACGCGGCCGATCTGCTCGCGGGCCGGGCCGCCGCCGTGCCCGGCCTCAGGATGCGGATCCGGGACGTGTGGCCGCTCGGCTTCCCGTACGCCTTCGGGGGAGCCGCCCGCGTACCCGACCCGGACTTCGACCCGCTCCGCCACGTCCTGCTGCACGCCCCGACCGCGGACTTCCACACCGAGGCCGGCCGACTCATGCAGCGGCCGCTCGATCGCGAACGGCCGCCATGGGAAGCCCATGTGCTGCCGGGGGAGGACGGTGTCTCCTTCGCCGTGCTCTTCAAGTTCCACCACGCCCTGGCCGACGGACTGCGGGCCCTGACGCTCGCCGCCGCCGTCCTGGACCCGATGGACCTGCCCGTGCGCAAGCCGCGCCCCGCGGAACCCGCGAAGGCCTTGCTCCCGGATGTGCGCCGGCTGCCCGGGCTCGTCCGGTCCGCCGTCTCCGACCTGGGCCGCGCCCTCGACATCGGCGCATCCGTCGCCCTGTCCTGCGTAGGCGTGCGCTCCTCGGCCGCCCTCGTCTCCAAGCCGACCGGCACCCGCCGCACCGCCGGAGTCGTCGTCGACCTCGACGACGTGCACCGCGTCCGCAAGACCCGGGGCGGCACCGTCAACGATGTCCTGATCGCGGTCGTCGCGGGCGCCCTGCGCCGCTGGCTGGACGAGCGCGGCGACGGCAGTGCGGGCGTGGCACCCCGCGCCCTGATCCCCGTCTCCAGGCGCCGTCCGCGCACCGCGCACCCGCAGGGCAACCGGCTCTCCGGGTACCTGGTGCGGCTTCCGGTCGACGACCCCGACCCGCTGGGCCGCCTGGACGCGGTCCGCACGGCCATGGACCGCAAAAAGGACGCCGGCCCCCACCGCGGCGCGGGCGCCGTCGCCCTCCTCGCCGACCATGTCCCGGCCCTCGGCCACCGCCTCGGCGGGCCCCTGGCCGGCCAGGGCGCCCGGCTCTGGTTCGACATCCTCGTCACCAGCGTCCCGCTGCCCGGCATCGGACTGAAGCTCGGGGGAAACCTGGTCACCGAGGTCTACCCCTTCGCCCCGCTCGCCCGCGGCCAGTCCCTCGCGGTCGCGATCTCGACGTACCGGGGACAGGTCCACTACGGTCTCGTGGCGGACGCCGAAGCCGTGCCTGACCTGGACGTCCTTGCCCGGGCACTGTCCGAGGAGGTGAAGGAACTGCTGGCTGCCTGCGGTTCTTGA
- a CDS encoding SDR family NAD(P)-dependent oxidoreductase: MTVTEDGSATMDEVVREPGDEVVHGPGIDPERLAVCLSVLDELDKLEVDHPDAIAVRRATAGVYRTVKQRRRQERRAAKTAHDKAVTEATATGSAQRIDDETEGILPSSVTEEGRIAGILQRPRSCYTCKTRYVEVDYFYHQLCPDCAALNRAKRDVRADLTGKRALLTGGRAKIGMYIALRLLRDGAHTTITTRFPKDAIRRFKAMDDSADWIHRLEVVGIDLRDPAQAVALAEQVAAAGPLDILVNNATQTVRRLPSAYAALVDGESAPLPAGELPAHHVIGAFGSGAVDGLASLPAGISGLDAQQIADLALVAGNASVARHLDGTAIDAGGLVPDVVDSNTWVQTIEQISPVELLETQLCNYTAPFILISALRPAMADAAKKAGSGRAYVVNVSAMEGVFGRGYKGAGHPNTNAAKAAMNMVTRTSAQEMFQTDGILMTSVDTGWITDERPHYDKLRLAEEGFHAPLDLVDGAARVYDPIVRGEDGEDVYGVFLKDYAPGKW; this comes from the coding sequence ATGACGGTGACAGAGGACGGCTCGGCGACCATGGACGAGGTCGTGCGCGAGCCCGGTGACGAGGTCGTGCACGGCCCCGGCATCGATCCGGAGCGGCTGGCCGTCTGCCTCAGCGTGCTCGACGAGCTCGACAAGCTGGAGGTCGACCACCCCGACGCGATCGCCGTGCGCCGGGCCACCGCCGGCGTCTACCGCACCGTGAAGCAGCGCCGCCGGCAGGAGCGCCGGGCCGCCAAGACCGCCCACGACAAGGCGGTCACGGAGGCCACGGCGACCGGGTCCGCCCAGCGCATCGACGACGAGACCGAGGGCATCCTGCCGTCGTCGGTCACCGAGGAGGGCCGGATCGCGGGGATACTCCAGCGCCCGCGCTCCTGCTACACGTGCAAGACCCGGTACGTCGAGGTCGACTACTTCTACCACCAGCTCTGTCCGGACTGCGCCGCCCTGAACCGCGCCAAGCGCGACGTCCGCGCCGACCTCACCGGCAAGCGCGCCCTGCTCACCGGCGGCCGCGCCAAGATCGGCATGTACATCGCGCTGCGGCTGCTGCGCGACGGCGCGCACACCACGATCACCACGCGCTTCCCGAAGGACGCCATCCGCCGTTTCAAGGCCATGGACGACTCGGCGGACTGGATCCACCGCCTGGAGGTCGTCGGCATCGACCTGCGGGACCCGGCGCAGGCCGTGGCCCTCGCCGAGCAGGTCGCCGCGGCGGGCCCGCTCGACATCCTCGTCAACAACGCGACGCAGACCGTACGACGGCTGCCCTCCGCCTACGCCGCCCTGGTCGACGGCGAGAGCGCCCCGCTGCCCGCCGGTGAGCTCCCCGCCCACCACGTCATCGGTGCGTTCGGCTCCGGCGCGGTCGACGGACTCGCCTCCCTGCCCGCCGGGATCTCCGGCCTCGACGCGCAGCAGATCGCCGACCTCGCCCTGGTCGCGGGCAATGCCAGCGTGGCCCGGCATCTGGACGGCACCGCCATCGACGCGGGGGGCCTCGTCCCCGACGTCGTCGACAGCAACACCTGGGTCCAGACGATCGAGCAGATCTCTCCGGTGGAGCTGCTCGAAACCCAGCTGTGCAACTACACGGCGCCGTTCATCCTGATCAGCGCGCTGCGCCCGGCCATGGCCGACGCCGCGAAGAAGGCCGGGAGCGGACGCGCCTACGTGGTGAACGTCTCGGCGATGGAGGGCGTCTTCGGCCGCGGTTACAAGGGCGCGGGCCACCCCAACACCAACGCCGCCAAGGCCGCGATGAACATGGTCACGCGGACCAGCGCGCAGGAGATGTTCCAGACCGACGGCATCCTCATGACCTCGGTCGACACCGGCTGGATCACCGATGAGCGCCCCCACTACGACAAGCTCCGTCTCGCCGAGGAGGGCTTCCACGCCCCCCTCGACCTGGTCGACGGCGCGGCCCGCGTCTACGACCCGATCGTGCGCGGCGAGGACGGCGAGGACGTGTACGGGGTCTTCCTGAAGGACTACGCGCCCGGCAAGTGGTGA
- a CDS encoding SDR family oxidoreductase, with product MTPGLHGRAALVTGATRGIGHAVARQLADAGARVCVTARDAEEVRHTAEQLGGIGLAGSVADPEHARAAVDLALGEFGRIDILVNNAATNQPYGPLMEVDPQAWGEAFTVNVEAPLRLVQAAWRAWMREHGGSVVNVCTEGAGHVGPNVGAYGTSKAALLHLTRQLAGELAPRVRVNSVSPGLVRTEMARFVWEKGPVELPLGRIGEPEDIARAVVWLASDAAEWITGADLLVDGGTRVRAAHPGGYAVHDRLRSYAPPHS from the coding sequence ATGACGCCTGGACTGCACGGCAGGGCCGCCCTGGTCACCGGGGCCACGCGCGGCATCGGACACGCCGTCGCCCGGCAGCTGGCCGACGCCGGGGCGCGGGTGTGTGTGACGGCCAGGGACGCGGAAGAGGTCCGGCACACCGCCGAGCAGCTCGGCGGTATCGGGCTGGCGGGGAGCGTCGCGGACCCGGAGCACGCGCGGGCGGCCGTGGATCTCGCTCTCGGCGAGTTCGGCCGGATCGACATCCTCGTCAACAACGCGGCGACGAATCAGCCGTACGGCCCCCTCATGGAGGTGGATCCCCAGGCGTGGGGCGAGGCCTTCACCGTCAATGTCGAGGCACCGCTGCGGCTGGTGCAGGCGGCGTGGCGGGCGTGGATGCGGGAGCACGGCGGGTCGGTGGTCAACGTCTGCACGGAGGGCGCCGGACATGTGGGGCCGAACGTCGGCGCGTACGGCACGAGCAAGGCGGCGCTGCTCCATCTCACCCGGCAGCTGGCGGGCGAGCTGGCCCCCCGGGTGCGGGTCAACTCCGTCTCTCCCGGTCTCGTACGGACGGAGATGGCGCGGTTCGTGTGGGAGAAGGGCCCCGTCGAACTGCCGTTGGGGCGGATCGGTGAGCCCGAGGACATCGCGCGGGCGGTGGTGTGGCTCGCGTCCGACGCGGCCGAGTGGATCACCGGGGCGGATCTGCTGGTGGACGGGGGCACACGGGTGCGGGCGGCGCACCCGGGCGGGTACGCCGTCCATGACCGGCTGCGGTCGTATGCCCCGCCGCACTCATGA